A single Altererythrobacter sp. BO-6 DNA region contains:
- a CDS encoding ubiquinone biosynthesis protein COQ4 codes for MSDRPLLAPDRKLSGFRPFKVWKHFRKLVADKEDTEQVFHIIEALKGRASHDQAWDFIVSYRGVVDIENGVNIPAMLDDHERWADCAPNSVAQHYIRFMKSEGLTAAGLVADSHKWAPPETLPQDWTQWYFDRLRDTHDLFHVLSGYGRDALGEACLLGFSYEQNRNLGVKFIAYAGTRQIQKTTRTNAPLFAAVREGRDLGRAAAKIAHEDIEALMREDIDAARARLNIGKPVIYRQCLAQLEAEGHLQQDLMASQAQAA; via the coding sequence ATGTCCGATCGCCCTTTGCTAGCCCCTGATCGCAAGCTTTCAGGCTTCCGCCCGTTCAAGGTGTGGAAGCATTTCCGCAAGCTGGTGGCGGACAAGGAAGATACCGAACAGGTGTTTCACATCATCGAGGCCCTGAAAGGCCGTGCCAGTCATGATCAGGCTTGGGATTTCATTGTCTCGTACCGTGGCGTGGTCGATATTGAAAACGGCGTCAATATCCCCGCGATGCTGGACGACCATGAACGCTGGGCCGATTGCGCGCCCAACAGCGTGGCCCAGCATTACATCCGCTTCATGAAGAGCGAAGGGCTGACCGCCGCCGGACTTGTCGCTGATAGCCACAAGTGGGCGCCGCCGGAAACTCTGCCACAAGACTGGACGCAATGGTATTTCGACCGGCTGCGGGACACGCATGATCTGTTCCATGTGCTGAGCGGCTATGGTCGTGATGCGCTGGGCGAGGCGTGTCTGCTGGGCTTCAGCTATGAGCAGAATCGCAATCTGGGCGTGAAATTCATCGCCTATGCGGGAACGCGCCAGATCCAAAAGACTACACGCACCAATGCACCGCTGTTTGCCGCAGTGCGCGAAGGTCGCGATCTGGGCCGTGCGGCTGCCAAGATCGCACACGAGGACATCGAAGCGCTGATGCGCGAAGATATCGATGCGGCGCGCGCGCGGCTCAATATCGGCAAGCCGGTGATCTACCGGCAATGCCTGGCGCAGCTCGAAGCTGAAGGGCATTTGCAGCAAGACTTGATGGCATCGCAGGCACAGGCTGCCTGA
- a CDS encoding nitroreductase family protein — protein sequence MQSHETVPYSLPPVSDDEAIARARALRDRLKERRSCRYFSDAPVPREVIEAAIEAAGSAPNGANHQPWHFAVVSSPATKRAIREAAEAEERAFYAGKASDEWLDALAPLGTDDDKPFLETAPWLIVVFAQRKGGIDEDGKTQNYYVNESVGIACGMLIATLHEAGCATLTHTPSPMGFLREICGRPEHEKPLMIVVVGRPAEGATVPAHALKKKPLSQIASWL from the coding sequence ATGCAGAGCCACGAAACTGTCCCCTATTCGTTGCCGCCGGTTTCGGATGATGAAGCCATCGCCCGTGCGCGTGCGCTGCGCGACCGTTTGAAAGAGCGCCGCAGCTGCCGCTATTTCTCCGACGCGCCGGTGCCGCGCGAGGTCATCGAAGCCGCGATCGAGGCTGCCGGTAGCGCGCCCAACGGGGCGAACCACCAGCCCTGGCACTTTGCGGTGGTCTCTTCGCCCGCAACCAAGCGAGCGATCCGCGAAGCTGCCGAAGCGGAAGAACGCGCCTTCTATGCGGGCAAGGCATCGGACGAATGGCTCGACGCGCTCGCGCCGCTGGGCACAGATGACGACAAGCCTTTCCTCGAGACCGCGCCGTGGCTGATCGTCGTTTTCGCCCAGCGCAAGGGCGGGATCGACGAAGACGGGAAAACCCAGAACTATTACGTGAATGAGAGTGTGGGGATCGCTTGCGGCATGCTGATCGCGACGCTGCACGAAGCGGGTTGCGCCACCCTCACCCACACACCTTCGCCGATGGGCTTCCTGCGCGAGATCTGCGGCCGGCCCGAGCACGAGAAGCCGCTGATGATCGTGGTGGTGGGCCGCCCAGCGGAAGGCGCAACCGTACCCGCGCATGCGCTGAAGAAAAAACCGCTCAGCCAGATTGCAAGTTGGCTGTAG
- the serB gene encoding phosphoserine phosphatase SerB, which translates to MPIARLIADPQQLETRLDAATRALEAQGMRVAMARMLDTSGDVLQLALPEADTAKLMQVLGDHFGPADMLVAASDIDLPRLFVSDMDSTMIGQECIDELADFAGIKHHVAAITERAMQGELDFESALRERVMLLRDLSEEAIFECLATRIKPMPGARVLVETLKSKGCRTVLVTGGFHHFADPIGEQLGFERVVGNRLAIDGGKLTGELVGAITDSSVKRATLEAELAEMGEGAVSLATGDGANDIPMLVAADYGVAYRAKPAAKLAANGWIDRGDLTSVLKLLGIPESEWVAG; encoded by the coding sequence GGCATGCGCGTGGCGATGGCGCGGATGCTCGATACATCGGGCGATGTCCTGCAGCTGGCGCTGCCGGAAGCCGACACCGCCAAGCTGATGCAGGTGCTGGGCGATCACTTCGGCCCGGCTGACATGTTGGTAGCGGCGAGCGACATAGACCTGCCGCGCCTGTTCGTATCGGATATGGATTCGACCATGATCGGGCAGGAATGCATTGACGAACTGGCCGATTTCGCCGGGATCAAGCACCATGTCGCCGCGATTACCGAGCGCGCGATGCAAGGCGAGCTCGACTTCGAAAGCGCCCTGCGCGAGCGGGTGATGCTGCTGCGCGATCTTTCCGAAGAGGCGATCTTCGAATGCCTGGCAACCCGGATCAAGCCGATGCCCGGCGCCCGCGTGCTGGTCGAAACGCTCAAGTCGAAGGGCTGCCGTACCGTGCTGGTAACCGGCGGGTTCCATCACTTCGCCGATCCGATTGGCGAGCAGCTTGGATTTGAGCGCGTGGTCGGCAACCGCCTGGCGATCGACGGTGGCAAGCTGACCGGCGAGTTGGTCGGAGCGATCACCGACAGCTCGGTCAAGCGGGCAACGCTGGAAGCCGAGCTGGCCGAAATGGGCGAGGGGGCGGTTTCGCTGGCCACCGGTGACGGCGCCAATGATATACCGATGCTGGTCGCGGCCGATTACGGTGTGGCCTATCGCGCCAAGCCCGCGGCTAAACTCGCGGCGAATGGCTGGATCGATCGCGGTGACCTGACTTCGGTGCTGAAGCTGTTGGGGATCCCCGAGAGCGAGTGGGTTGCAGGTTAG